In the genome of Loxodonta africana isolate mLoxAfr1 chromosome 16, mLoxAfr1.hap2, whole genome shotgun sequence, one region contains:
- the LOC135227960 gene encoding olfactory receptor 14I1-like, with protein sequence MGNLTIITEFILMAITSSRELQVLQGLLFLVIYLGAVFGNLLTVTVIVTNPHLHSPMCFFIGNLSLLDFCYISVTVPKSIVNSLMDSKLISLKECLAQTFLFILFGSTEFFFLVVMSYDRYVAICHPLHYWLIITPRLCTQISGGSWASGLLYSAIHTGTIFRLPFTKSNVIHQFFCEIPQILSISSRSVQFSETVVLAVNAFITIVCFVVLFISYVNIFSTVLQLRSVEAQNKALSTCSPQIATFLLFIISGLFACLGPISKESTIQSLLMAMFYSMVPPFMNPIIFNLRNREIKSAISRMFNRSSKVP encoded by the coding sequence ATGGGCAACCTTACCATCATAACGGAATTCATCCTCATGGCTATCACAAGCTCCCGGGAGCTACAAGTCTTGCAAGGTCTGCTTTTCTTAGTGATTTATCTGGGAGCTGTGTTTGGAAATCTTCTGACTGTTACTGTCATTGTGACAAACCCACATCTTCATTCCCCAATGTGCTTCTTTATAGGCAACTTATCCTTGTTAGACTTTTGCTATATCTCAGTAACTGTTCCTAAATCAATTGTAAATTCTCTGATGGACAGTAAATTGATTTCTCTCAAAGAATGTCTCGCTCAaactttcttatttattttatttggatccacagaattttttttccttgtggttatgtcctatgaccgctatgtagcTATTTGTCACCCTCTGCATTATTGGCTCATCATCACCCCACGTCTGTGCACACAGATCTCAGGGGGCTCCTGGGCCAGTGGGCTGCTCTATTCTGCGATCCACACAGGCACCATATTCAGACTTCCCTTCACAAAATCCAATGTGATTCACCAGTTTTTCTGTGAAATCCCTCAAATCCTGAGCATCTCATCTAGGTCTGTGCAGTTTTCTGAGACAGTAGTGCTTGCAGTAAATGCCTTCATCACCATAGTCTGCTTTGTTGTCTTATTCATCTCATATGTTAACATATTTTCTACTGTGCTCCAGTTAAGATCTGTGGAAGCCCAGAACAAAGCGTTATCTACCTGTTCCCCTCAGATAGCtacttttcttttgtttataatCTCTGGGCTATTTGCTTGTTTGGGTCCCATCTCAAAAGAATCTACTATCCAAAGCCTCCTCATGGCTATGTTCTACTCCATGGTGCCCCCCTTCATGAACCCCATCATCTTTAACCTGAGGAACAGGGAGATCAAGAGTGCTATCAGCAGAATGTTTAATAGATCTTCCAAGGTCCCCTAG